In Hoeflea ulvae, one genomic interval encodes:
- the ptsP gene encoding phosphoenolpyruvate--protein phosphotransferase encodes MRDLSAGPRVLLRRLRELMAEPLEPQERLDQIVRQIAANMVAEVCSFYVLRADGALELFATEGLNKNAVHLAQLKMGQGLVGTIAASARSLNLSDARSHPAFTFLPETGEEIYNSFMGVPILRAGRSLGVLVVQNKAHRKYREDEVEALETTSMVLAEMIATGELKQITRAGLELDLSRPVTIEGDAYGDGIGLGHVILHEPRIVVTELLNDDLDAELARLEEALGSLRISIDDMLSRRDVSMEGEHRAVLEAYRMFAHDRGWVRKLEEAIRNGLTCEAAVEKVQSDTRARMIHMTDPYLRERLHDFDDLANRLLRQLTGFVPGGEGLPQDAIIVARAMGAAELLDYPREAIRGLVLEDGAVTSHVVIVARAMGIPVVGQVIGIASLAENRDPIIVDGEDGVVHLRPISEVESAYADKVRFRAKRQEQFRALRDVEPRTRDGQDITLLMNAGLLVDLPQLSESGASGIGLFRTELQFMIASTMPKVDEQENLYRSVLRQAEGRPVTFRTLDIGGDKVVSYFRSAEEENPALGWRAIRLSLDRPGLLRTQLRALLKAAAGTELKLMLPMVTEVNELRLARELLNKEVRHLSRFGHQLPRSLQFGAMLEVPSLMWQLDELMAEVDFVSVGSNDLFQFVMAVDRGNSRVADRFDTLGQPFLRVLRQIVVAADKAGTSLTLCGEIAGKPLTAMALLGIGFRNISMSPAAIGPVKSMLLSLDLAKLEEGLLPAIANTQSEKTVREFLMDFADANGVSL; translated from the coding sequence ATGAGAGACCTTTCAGCGGGTCCGCGCGTCCTTCTCAGGCGGCTGCGCGAATTGATGGCGGAGCCCCTTGAGCCGCAGGAGCGCCTTGACCAGATCGTCCGCCAGATTGCGGCCAACATGGTTGCCGAAGTGTGCTCGTTTTACGTGCTGCGCGCCGATGGGGCACTGGAACTGTTTGCCACCGAAGGTCTCAACAAGAACGCGGTTCACCTGGCCCAGCTGAAAATGGGGCAGGGCCTGGTCGGCACCATCGCGGCCAGCGCGCGCTCGCTCAATCTGTCCGACGCAAGATCCCATCCCGCCTTTACCTTTCTGCCGGAAACCGGCGAGGAAATTTACAACTCCTTCATGGGCGTGCCGATTCTCAGGGCCGGGCGGTCGCTGGGGGTCCTGGTGGTCCAGAACAAGGCCCACCGCAAGTATCGCGAGGACGAAGTCGAGGCGCTGGAAACCACGTCGATGGTTCTGGCCGAGATGATCGCCACCGGTGAGCTCAAGCAGATCACCCGGGCCGGGCTGGAACTGGATCTGAGCCGTCCGGTGACGATCGAAGGCGATGCCTATGGTGACGGCATCGGCCTGGGTCACGTTATCCTGCATGAACCGCGAATCGTGGTGACGGAGCTGCTCAACGACGATCTGGACGCCGAGCTGGCGCGGCTTGAAGAGGCGCTGGGATCGCTGCGGATCTCCATCGACGACATGCTGTCGCGGCGTGACGTGTCGATGGAAGGCGAACACCGCGCCGTGCTCGAGGCCTACCGGATGTTTGCCCATGATCGCGGCTGGGTGAGAAAGCTCGAAGAAGCCATCCGCAACGGCCTTACCTGTGAAGCTGCAGTTGAGAAGGTGCAGAGCGACACCCGCGCCCGCATGATCCACATGACCGATCCCTATCTGCGGGAACGGCTGCATGATTTCGACGATCTGGCCAACCGGCTGCTGCGGCAGCTGACCGGATTCGTGCCCGGCGGCGAGGGATTGCCGCAGGATGCGATCATCGTGGCCCGCGCCATGGGTGCAGCGGAGCTGCTCGATTATCCGCGCGAGGCGATTCGCGGTCTGGTCCTCGAGGACGGGGCCGTGACCAGCCATGTGGTGATTGTCGCGCGTGCGATGGGCATCCCGGTCGTCGGCCAGGTCATCGGCATCGCGTCGCTGGCGGAAAACCGCGATCCGATCATCGTCGACGGCGAGGACGGCGTCGTTCACCTGCGCCCGATCTCCGAGGTGGAAAGCGCCTATGCCGACAAGGTGCGGTTTCGCGCCAAGCGGCAGGAGCAGTTCCGCGCCTTGCGTGACGTCGAGCCGCGGACCCGCGACGGCCAGGACATCACGCTGCTGATGAATGCCGGACTGCTGGTGGATCTGCCGCAACTGAGCGAATCGGGCGCCAGCGGCATCGGCCTGTTCCGCACCGAACTGCAATTCATGATCGCCTCGACCATGCCCAAGGTCGACGAGCAGGAAAATCTCTATCGCAGCGTGCTGCGGCAAGCCGAGGGGCGGCCGGTCACCTTCCGGACGCTCGACATCGGCGGCGACAAGGTGGTGTCCTATTTCCGCTCGGCGGAGGAGGAAAATCCGGCGCTGGGATGGCGCGCCATCCGGCTGTCGCTGGACCGGCCCGGCCTGTTGCGCACCCAGCTCAGGGCATTGCTGAAAGCTGCGGCGGGCACCGAGCTGAAGCTGATGTTGCCGATGGTCACCGAGGTCAACGAGCTCAGGCTGGCGCGCGAATTGCTCAACAAGGAGGTTCGGCATCTTTCCCGGTTCGGGCACCAATTGCCGCGCAGCCTGCAGTTCGGCGCGATGCTGGAAGTGCCCAGCCTGATGTGGCAGCTCGATGAATTGATGGCCGAGGTGGATTTTGTCTCGGTCGGCTCCAACGACCTGTTCCAGTTCGTGATGGCGGTGGACCGGGGCAATTCCCGTGTTGCCGACCGGTTCGACACGCTGGGGCAGCCTTTTCTGCGGGTCTTGCGGCAGATCGTGGTGGCCGCCGACAAGGCCGGCACGTCGCTGACGCTGTGCGGCGAGATTGCCGGCAAGCCGCTGACGGCGATGGCCTTGCTGGGCATCGGCTTCAGGAACATATCGATGTCGCCGGCCGCCATCGGCCCGGTGAAATCGATGTTGCTGTCGCTCGATCTGGCCAAGCTTGAAGAGGGGCTGTTGCCGGCCATTGCCAATACCCAGAGTGAGAAGACAGTGCGCGAGTTCCTGATGGACTTTGCAGACGCCAACGGCGTGAGCCTTTAG